From Gimesia panareensis, the proteins below share one genomic window:
- a CDS encoding biotin/lipoyl-containing protein — MSTPILVPQLESDDQRLSVSLWLMRVGEEVTRGDRIVELLVPGVTFDVAAPCSGTLTSCDCRPGDEVHEGSVLGWIDSPESDQTADVDDSRLD, encoded by the coding sequence ATGTCGACTCCGATCCTGGTTCCGCAGCTGGAAAGCGATGACCAGAGGCTGTCCGTCAGTCTCTGGCTGATGCGGGTCGGTGAAGAGGTGACCCGGGGAGACCGGATCGTCGAACTCCTGGTTCCCGGAGTGACGTTCGATGTGGCCGCCCCCTGCTCCGGCACTCTTACCAGTTGTGACTGTCGTCCCGGAGATGAGGTCCACGAGGGAAGTGTTTTAGGCTGGATCGACTCTCCCGAGTCGGATCAGACTGCTGATGTAGATGATTCCAGGCTTGATTGA
- the holB gene encoding DNA polymerase III subunit delta' yields the protein MTTAQIRGHQSILEMLDRALSRGRLPHALLFAGPIGVGKNRVARYLAQCLFCEQTPADQLSCCHECSSCKQMAAGTHPDLLSVECPPDKAILPLSLIIGSEDKRGREGLCYEMSLRPMTGNRRIAIIDDADKMNAESANALLKTLEEPSANYLMILIASELDAILPTIRSRCQLIRFAELSAADVSDLLLEHQLAQSPDQAQQVARLSGGSLAVATQLLDENLQELRHNITRLLGQHPFRPQAFSQAVIKAVDDIGGNTAAQRKTTHWILRFCADFYHQALQSAAGYQSELNNGQIEKFVTGFPGSTEDRIEKLGSLLDRLLETEEQIDRNATISLCIECLSEDLRALQKSAS from the coding sequence ATGACAACCGCTCAAATCCGAGGTCATCAATCAATTCTGGAGATGCTCGACCGGGCCCTGTCCCGGGGACGCCTGCCCCATGCACTGCTCTTTGCCGGACCGATCGGTGTGGGAAAAAACCGGGTGGCCCGTTATCTGGCCCAGTGTCTGTTTTGCGAACAGACGCCTGCGGACCAGCTCAGCTGCTGTCACGAATGCAGTTCCTGCAAACAGATGGCAGCAGGGACTCATCCTGACCTGCTCAGTGTGGAGTGTCCTCCTGATAAGGCAATCCTTCCCTTAAGCCTGATCATCGGCAGTGAAGACAAACGCGGACGCGAAGGGCTCTGCTACGAAATGTCACTCCGCCCCATGACGGGAAATCGCCGGATCGCGATCATTGACGACGCTGATAAAATGAACGCCGAGAGCGCCAACGCGCTGCTGAAAACCCTGGAAGAACCCTCGGCCAATTACCTGATGATTCTGATCGCCAGTGAACTGGATGCGATCCTGCCGACCATTCGTTCCCGCTGCCAGTTAATCCGGTTTGCTGAACTCTCTGCCGCTGATGTATCTGATCTCCTGCTGGAACATCAACTGGCTCAATCTCCGGACCAGGCGCAGCAGGTCGCCCGACTTTCGGGGGGCTCCCTGGCGGTCGCGACTCAACTGCTGGACGAGAATCTGCAGGAGCTCAGACATAACATCACACGTCTGTTAGGCCAGCACCCATTCCGCCCCCAGGCCTTTTCCCAGGCGGTGATCAAAGCGGTGGATGATATTGGCGGCAATACCGCCGCCCAGCGGAAGACGACCCACTGGATCCTCCGTTTTTGCGCTGACTTTTATCACCAGGCACTCCAGTCTGCCGCCGGCTATCAGTCGGAGCTGAACAACGGCCAGATCGAAAAGTTCGTCACCGGCTTTCCCGGCTCAACCGAAGACCGGATTGAGAAACTGGGATCTTTGCTGGATCGCCTGCTGGAAACTGAGGAGCAGATCGACCGCAATGCCACAATCAGCCTCTGTATCGAATGCCTGAGCGAGGACCTCAGGGCACTACAGAAAAGTGCTTCCTGA
- a CDS encoding PSP1 domain-containing protein, whose amino-acid sequence MNNEVTGYIVRYGATRMIGEFSAKGPDELQRNADVIIKSDRGHEWGEVLSPATERMRSFMKDAKSVGRVIRPVTDDDYRQRDKNRHEERTEFLGCQDLVKEHKLQMQLVDVEHIFGGERIIFYYLAEKRVDFRELVKALARKYRSRIEMRQIGVRDEAKLMADYGDCGKTVCCGTHLTEMPPVSMKMAKLQKTSLDPNKLSGRCGRLKCCLRYEYDTYRSYKKELPPVGSFVVTSQGEGKVTGQEILSECVQVIYPDSRKTIVHRKDILEVIKKKKGETPTKK is encoded by the coding sequence ATGAATAATGAAGTAACAGGTTACATAGTCCGCTACGGTGCCACCCGCATGATCGGGGAGTTTTCTGCAAAAGGCCCGGATGAGCTGCAGCGGAATGCTGACGTGATCATCAAAAGTGATCGCGGTCATGAATGGGGCGAAGTACTCTCTCCCGCTACCGAACGGATGCGTTCTTTTATGAAGGATGCCAAAAGCGTGGGCCGCGTTATCCGTCCGGTTACAGATGATGACTATCGCCAGCGGGATAAAAACCGGCATGAGGAACGGACTGAATTTTTGGGCTGCCAGGACCTGGTCAAAGAACACAAACTGCAGATGCAGCTGGTGGATGTCGAGCACATCTTCGGCGGGGAACGGATCATTTTTTACTACCTCGCCGAGAAGCGAGTCGACTTCCGCGAACTGGTCAAAGCCCTGGCCCGCAAATATCGATCGCGGATTGAAATGCGTCAGATCGGCGTCCGGGACGAAGCCAAGCTGATGGCTGATTATGGTGACTGCGGGAAAACAGTGTGTTGCGGAACACATCTGACCGAAATGCCACCGGTGTCCATGAAGATGGCCAAGCTGCAGAAGACATCGCTGGACCCGAACAAACTCTCCGGCCGTTGTGGCAGACTGAAATGCTGTCTGCGCTACGAGTATGACACTTACCGCAGTTACAAAAAAGAACTGCCTCCGGTGGGTTCTTTCGTCGTGACAAGCCAGGGAGAAGGCAAGGTAACCGGCCAGGAGATTCTGTCGGAATGCGTTCAGGTGATTTACCCGGACTCCCGAAAAACAATTGTCCATAGAAAGGACATCCTGGAAGTCATAAAAAAGAAAAAAGGAGAAACCCCGACCAAAAAATAA
- a CDS encoding Minf_1886 family protein, with the protein MTFATNLSRPKLQYHPNAYDFIFEALQQAQEIYSRPVSDLPEQEEAHVSGQELLEGVRILALKQFGLMTLTVFKQWGVHSTKDFGKMVFEMIEHGRMRKTENDRLEDFVDIFDFQQEFDTSYIIDTSEVFTRSPA; encoded by the coding sequence ATGACATTTGCAACCAATCTATCCCGCCCCAAACTGCAATATCACCCGAACGCTTATGATTTCATCTTTGAAGCTCTGCAGCAGGCTCAAGAGATCTACTCACGCCCTGTCTCAGACCTCCCCGAGCAGGAAGAGGCCCATGTTTCCGGTCAGGAACTGCTGGAAGGTGTACGCATACTGGCCCTCAAGCAGTTTGGGCTGATGACGCTGACCGTTTTCAAACAGTGGGGCGTACATTCCACCAAAGACTTCGGCAAGATGGTCTTTGAAATGATCGAGCATGGCAGAATGCGGAAGACGGAAAATGACCGTCTGGAAGATTTTGTCGACATCTTCGATTTTCAGCAGGAATTCGACACCAGCTATATCATCGATACCAGCGAAGTCTTCACTCGCAGCCCTGCCTGA
- a CDS encoding sodium-translocating pyrophosphatase — protein MISWLLAIAGAIFALFTAYRFFCWMVAESEGDDRMKAIAEHVREGARAYLDQQFKVVTLFFAVVCALLAFMAFGLNTQSHWVPFAFLTGGFFSGLAGWFGMRTATLASARTTHAAKESLNSGLQVAFRSGAVMGLVVVGLGLLDISLWFGVLHWIVKMPLAEITVTMLCFGMGASSQALFARVGGGIFTKAADVGADLVGKVEAGIPEDDPRNPATIADNVGDNVGDVAGMGADLYESYCGSILASGALGVAAYHGYPKMQMMCLLLPMCLAAIGIFLSVTGIFMVKTEEGASQKNLLKALAKGIDTAAFCVIVASFALVWIMLVIPSQSAGIPEDSPLLTGNKLFGVFGAIVAGLVSGWLIGKWTEYSTSDEFKPTRFIADQSSTGPATVIIAGIAEGLYSVWVPILVIGIAILLAFGMCTGFDFQNSQVFAMGLYGVAIAAVGMLSTLGVTLATDAYGPIADNAGGNAEMSGQEPFVRQRTDALDSLGNTTAATGKGFAIGSAALTALALLAAYVEEVRIGFERWVENSAIVQTITDDPTDATALKLSKNCIAIRTLDKDGNPSKHNNQGYLLFPALHQTQITPGRTKIEEAEVGSIITGLNINELLLRSDCVEVKKATVPDFSRFYNFSLLNPKVLVGIFFGVMIAFVFCAMTMKAVGRAAGAMVDEVRRQFREIAGIMENEAEPDYAACVEISTAAAQREMILPAMLGLFTPVVVGVLLGVPGVVGLLVGALTSGFAVAIMMANAGGAWDNAKKYIEAGAHGGKGTDAHKATVVGDTVGDPFKDTSGPSLNILIKLMSMVSVVIAGFIIQYALELF, from the coding sequence ATGATCAGCTGGCTGCTCGCGATCGCTGGTGCAATCTTCGCATTATTTACCGCGTATCGCTTCTTCTGCTGGATGGTTGCCGAGTCGGAAGGCGACGACCGCATGAAGGCCATTGCCGAGCACGTTCGTGAAGGTGCCCGTGCCTATCTGGACCAGCAGTTTAAAGTCGTGACTCTGTTCTTCGCCGTGGTCTGCGCCCTGCTGGCCTTCATGGCGTTTGGCTTGAATACACAATCACACTGGGTTCCTTTTGCCTTTCTGACAGGGGGCTTCTTCTCCGGACTGGCGGGCTGGTTCGGCATGCGGACTGCGACCCTGGCCAGTGCCCGTACAACTCATGCCGCCAAGGAATCGCTCAACAGCGGACTGCAGGTTGCCTTCCGCAGTGGTGCCGTCATGGGACTGGTGGTCGTCGGACTGGGACTGCTCGATATCAGCCTCTGGTTTGGCGTCCTGCACTGGATCGTCAAAATGCCTCTGGCGGAAATCACCGTCACCATGCTCTGTTTCGGTATGGGTGCCAGCAGCCAGGCTCTGTTTGCCCGAGTGGGTGGTGGTATCTTCACCAAGGCAGCTGACGTAGGTGCCGACCTGGTCGGTAAAGTTGAAGCGGGCATCCCCGAAGACGATCCCCGTAACCCGGCCACGATTGCTGACAACGTGGGCGACAATGTCGGCGACGTTGCCGGCATGGGAGCGGACCTCTATGAATCGTACTGTGGTTCGATCCTGGCCAGTGGTGCCCTCGGTGTGGCCGCCTATCATGGCTATCCCAAAATGCAGATGATGTGCCTGTTGCTGCCGATGTGCCTGGCAGCGATCGGAATCTTCCTGTCAGTCACCGGAATTTTCATGGTGAAAACGGAAGAAGGTGCCTCCCAGAAGAATCTGCTCAAAGCACTCGCCAAAGGAATCGACACCGCCGCCTTCTGTGTAATCGTCGCCTCCTTCGCTCTAGTCTGGATCATGCTGGTGATTCCTTCCCAATCAGCGGGGATCCCTGAGGATTCTCCCCTGCTGACGGGTAACAAACTGTTTGGGGTCTTCGGCGCCATCGTCGCCGGGCTGGTCTCGGGCTGGCTGATCGGAAAATGGACCGAGTACTCCACCAGCGACGAATTCAAACCGACCCGCTTCATCGCCGATCAGTCTTCCACCGGACCGGCGACTGTCATCATCGCCGGAATTGCCGAGGGCCTGTATAGCGTCTGGGTACCGATTCTGGTGATTGGCATCGCCATTCTCCTGGCCTTTGGTATGTGTACCGGTTTTGACTTCCAGAATTCCCAGGTCTTCGCCATGGGGCTGTACGGTGTCGCGATTGCCGCCGTCGGGATGTTGAGCACGCTGGGGGTCACCCTGGCAACAGATGCCTACGGACCGATTGCTGATAACGCGGGTGGTAATGCAGAAATGAGTGGCCAGGAACCATTCGTTCGGCAGAGAACCGACGCCCTGGACAGTCTCGGGAATACCACTGCTGCCACCGGGAAAGGATTTGCGATTGGCTCGGCTGCACTGACAGCCCTGGCTTTGCTGGCAGCTTACGTAGAAGAAGTCCGCATCGGCTTTGAACGCTGGGTAGAAAACTCTGCCATCGTTCAAACGATCACCGATGACCCGACAGATGCCACGGCGCTCAAGCTGAGCAAGAACTGTATCGCCATCCGTACCCTCGACAAGGATGGCAACCCCTCAAAACATAACAATCAGGGCTACCTGCTGTTCCCCGCTCTGCATCAGACACAGATTACCCCCGGTCGAACCAAAATTGAAGAAGCCGAGGTCGGCTCGATCATCACCGGTCTGAACATCAATGAGCTGCTGTTGCGCAGCGATTGCGTGGAAGTCAAAAAGGCGACCGTGCCAGACTTTTCCCGCTTCTATAATTTCTCACTACTGAACCCCAAGGTACTCGTCGGGATCTTCTTTGGCGTGATGATCGCCTTCGTCTTCTGCGCCATGACCATGAAAGCGGTCGGCCGCGCCGCCGGGGCCATGGTGGACGAGGTCCGCAGACAGTTCCGGGAAATTGCGGGTATTATGGAGAACGAGGCCGAACCAGATTACGCCGCCTGTGTCGAAATCAGTACAGCTGCTGCCCAGCGTGAGATGATTCTCCCTGCCATGCTCGGCCTGTTTACCCCTGTTGTAGTGGGGGTCCTGCTGGGAGTTCCCGGCGTGGTAGGCCTCCTGGTGGGTGCCTTGACGAGTGGGTTCGCAGTTGCCATTATGATGGCTAATGCCGGTGGTGCCTGGGATAATGCAAAGAAGTACATCGAAGCAGGCGCACATGGCGGCAAGGGAACTGATGCGCACAAAGCCACAGTAGTAGGCGATACCGTGGGTGACCCATTCAAGGACACCAGCGGTCCCAGCCTGAATATTCTGATCAAATTGATGAGTATGGTTTCTGTTGTCATAGCCGGTTTTATTATTCAATACGCATTAGAGCTATTTTAA
- the rsfS gene encoding ribosome silencing factor yields the protein MSSLERACLCARICEQFKGQDIVVLDVTKITPLFDYFIITTASNQRQAHAIAEEIRVLMKQDHAHRRNIEGKDSSWILGDYGDVVLHIFTDEARELYDLERLWADAKQVDWQSHKPAES from the coding sequence ATGTCGAGCCTGGAGCGTGCCTGCCTGTGCGCTCGAATCTGTGAGCAGTTTAAAGGCCAGGACATCGTTGTCCTTGATGTCACGAAAATCACTCCGCTGTTCGACTATTTCATCATCACCACTGCGAGCAACCAGCGGCAGGCCCATGCCATTGCCGAGGAAATTCGTGTGCTGATGAAGCAGGACCATGCGCACCGCCGTAATATCGAAGGCAAAGACAGCTCATGGATCCTGGGTGACTATGGCGACGTCGTGCTGCACATCTTCACTGATGAAGCCCGTGAGCTGTACGACCTTGAGCGTCTCTGGGCTGATGCCAAACAGGTAGACTGGCAGTCGCACAAACCTGCCGAATCGTAA
- the argS gene encoding arginine--tRNA ligase produces the protein MNILAEIRSRFEPVLTEWTDDPSSVIDMLKPSQDSKFGDYQANFAMPLAAKIPDLKPRDLAAQIVEKVDLSDFCEPLEVAGPGFINIKLKQDWLEEQTRDLVQDERLGVAAAEAPQKVVVDFSAPNVAKPMHVGHLRSTVIGDANYRVLKFLGHDVVGDNHIGDWGTQFGMIIFGYKHFLNEAAFQEAPVTELARLYRLVNQLSDYHASKNSLSQKEQELEQLTEKLQTLENTADQTDKKVQKQLKKLKAELGEKQSALTSLQESLSKLEADEDLHSKAIAFPDIARLAREETAKLHAGDVDNNDLWKQFLPQCLDAIQGVYDRLDIHFDMALGESYYQPMLADVVADLKAKGLATESQGAICVFMKGKEAPFIVQKQDGAFTYATTDLATIKYRVEELKADRVLYVVDSRQSEHFQLLFATVKEWGYSDLKLQHVSFGTVLGKNKRPYKTRSGDTVGLESLLDEAIESAYQIVSQNDDEKQNGPELDEAERREVAEVVGLGGIKYADLKHNRDSDYIFDLDKMLAKQGDTATYMQYAYARVNGIFRKGEIDRKELRTNQQSLQLQEESEIALALQINRFSEILESVSTEARPNYLTNYLFELSNLFSTFYNACPVLKADEEMVKTSRLMLCDLTARVVQQGLSLLGIRTCERM, from the coding sequence ATGAATATCCTCGCAGAAATCAGAAGCCGGTTTGAACCCGTTTTAACAGAATGGACTGACGATCCCTCATCGGTCATCGACATGCTGAAGCCCTCCCAGGACTCCAAATTCGGGGACTACCAGGCCAACTTCGCCATGCCGCTGGCAGCGAAGATCCCGGACCTCAAGCCACGGGACCTGGCAGCGCAGATTGTAGAGAAGGTCGATCTGTCCGACTTCTGCGAACCGCTGGAAGTCGCCGGGCCGGGTTTCATCAATATCAAACTCAAGCAGGACTGGCTTGAGGAACAGACCAGAGATCTGGTCCAGGACGAACGACTGGGCGTCGCGGCTGCAGAAGCCCCCCAGAAGGTCGTCGTTGACTTCTCTGCACCGAATGTCGCCAAGCCGATGCACGTCGGCCATCTGAGAAGCACCGTGATCGGCGATGCCAACTACCGGGTGTTGAAGTTCCTGGGACACGATGTCGTGGGAGACAACCATATTGGCGACTGGGGTACTCAGTTCGGGATGATCATCTTCGGGTACAAGCATTTTCTTAACGAAGCTGCTTTCCAGGAAGCCCCCGTCACCGAGCTGGCGCGGCTCTATCGGCTTGTGAACCAGTTGTCAGATTACCATGCCTCCAAAAACTCGCTCTCTCAGAAGGAACAGGAACTTGAGCAGCTGACAGAAAAACTGCAGACACTTGAGAACACCGCTGACCAGACCGATAAGAAAGTCCAGAAACAACTGAAGAAACTCAAAGCCGAACTCGGAGAAAAGCAGTCGGCTCTGACTTCGCTGCAGGAAAGCCTGTCTAAGCTGGAAGCTGACGAAGACCTGCACAGCAAAGCGATCGCCTTCCCGGATATCGCCCGACTGGCCCGGGAAGAGACCGCCAAACTGCACGCAGGCGATGTAGATAACAACGATCTCTGGAAACAGTTCCTCCCGCAGTGCCTGGATGCGATCCAGGGCGTCTACGACCGGCTCGACATTCACTTCGACATGGCACTGGGCGAAAGCTATTACCAGCCGATGCTGGCTGATGTCGTCGCGGACCTGAAAGCGAAAGGTCTGGCCACTGAGAGCCAGGGAGCAATCTGCGTCTTCATGAAAGGGAAAGAGGCCCCGTTCATCGTTCAGAAACAAGATGGTGCCTTCACCTATGCCACCACCGACCTGGCGACGATCAAGTACCGGGTGGAAGAGCTGAAAGCAGACCGGGTGTTGTATGTGGTTGACTCCCGACAGAGCGAACACTTCCAGCTACTGTTCGCCACCGTTAAGGAATGGGGCTACTCCGACCTGAAACTGCAACACGTCAGCTTTGGAACGGTCCTGGGAAAGAACAAGCGGCCTTACAAGACCCGATCCGGTGATACCGTGGGACTGGAAAGCCTGCTGGATGAAGCGATTGAAAGCGCTTACCAGATCGTCTCCCAGAATGACGACGAGAAACAGAACGGTCCGGAGCTCGATGAAGCCGAACGACGGGAAGTTGCCGAGGTCGTCGGCCTGGGAGGCATCAAATACGCTGACCTCAAGCACAACCGGGACAGTGATTACATCTTCGATCTGGACAAGATGCTGGCCAAGCAGGGAGATACCGCCACCTACATGCAGTACGCCTATGCCCGGGTCAATGGTATCTTCCGGAAAGGAGAGATCGACCGGAAAGAACTGAGAACAAATCAGCAGTCACTGCAACTTCAGGAAGAAAGTGAAATTGCCCTGGCACTGCAGATCAACCGGTTCTCAGAAATTCTGGAAAGTGTATCCACCGAAGCCAGACCGAATTACCTGACCAATTATCTGTTCGAACTGTCAAACCTCTTCAGCACGTTCTACAACGCCTGTCCTGTTCTGAAAGCCGACGAGGAAATGGTCAAGACCAGCCGACTGATGCTCTGTGACCTGACTGCCCGGGTGGTCCAGCAGGGCCTGTCACTACTGGGGATCCGAACCTGCGAACGGATGTAA
- a CDS encoding DNA-directed RNA polymerase subunit alpha C-terminal domain-containing protein → MSVDELIDVKGVFNSTESVGYSDVEQLTRIVCSDQVSELNSEVQALVKNIAEGQGTPELCARVGIALHLLGKHKEAVTQLEKVQDNATASFFHAVSLIALKRYSEADQQLEAAAKLGYDSIECSLRRAETLRLVGKLDDAESLLSSIAKDAAGRAEYSFQMGCIRSDRGDLYGAIEYFERAVDMDPRHSRAIFRLAGENASRGNDEDAIRLYEQSLSSPPFYLGAILNLGLLYEDMENYPAAAFCFRRILEADPTNEMAAMYLKDIEAADNMYYDEETARNEARMKQLLDRPVTDFELSVRSRNCLHAMDIHTLGDLTRVSENDLLAGKNFGQTSLDEIREMLSSFGLHIGQNLHEALGQDGGYAALPPELADNPVTEKPISDLGLSVRSRKCMSRLGIGTIGELLRRSPDELLASRNFGVTSLNEIREKLTEMNLKLRND, encoded by the coding sequence GTGAGTGTCGACGAATTAATTGACGTAAAAGGTGTATTCAACAGCACTGAGAGTGTAGGCTACTCGGACGTAGAGCAATTGACACGCATTGTTTGCTCTGACCAGGTTTCAGAGCTCAACAGTGAAGTACAGGCGCTCGTCAAAAACATTGCAGAAGGGCAGGGAACTCCCGAGCTGTGTGCCCGGGTTGGCATTGCACTGCACCTGCTTGGAAAACACAAAGAAGCAGTCACCCAGCTGGAAAAAGTGCAGGACAACGCCACTGCTTCATTTTTCCATGCGGTTTCTCTGATCGCCCTCAAGCGATACTCAGAAGCCGATCAGCAACTTGAAGCTGCTGCCAAACTGGGTTACGACTCGATTGAATGCTCACTGCGACGTGCAGAAACTCTGCGTCTGGTTGGCAAACTGGATGACGCAGAATCGCTGCTGTCGTCCATCGCGAAAGATGCAGCCGGCCGTGCCGAGTATTCGTTCCAGATGGGTTGTATCCGCTCAGATCGCGGCGACCTCTACGGTGCGATTGAATACTTCGAGCGGGCCGTCGACATGGATCCCCGCCACTCACGAGCCATTTTCCGACTGGCAGGAGAGAACGCATCACGTGGTAACGACGAAGATGCCATTCGCCTGTATGAGCAGTCGCTGTCCAGCCCGCCCTTCTACCTGGGCGCGATCCTGAACCTGGGTCTGCTGTACGAAGATATGGAAAACTACCCGGCTGCCGCCTTCTGTTTCCGTCGGATTCTGGAAGCGGATCCAACCAACGAAATGGCAGCGATGTACCTGAAGGACATCGAAGCAGCCGACAACATGTACTACGACGAAGAAACCGCCCGCAACGAAGCCCGCATGAAGCAGCTGCTGGATCGTCCGGTCACCGACTTCGAACTGTCTGTCCGCAGCCGCAACTGTCTGCACGCGATGGACATTCACACGCTGGGCGACCTGACACGCGTCAGTGAAAACGACCTGCTGGCCGGTAAGAACTTCGGACAGACCTCACTGGACGAAATTCGCGAGATGCTGTCTTCCTTCGGTCTGCACATCGGTCAGAACCTGCACGAAGCTCTGGGACAGGATGGCGGCTACGCTGCTCTGCCTCCGGAACTGGCAGACAACCCGGTCACCGAAAAGCCGATCTCCGATCTGGGGCTTTCCGTGCGTTCGCGAAAATGTATGTCGCGTCTCGGTATTGGCACCATTGGTGAGCTGCTGCGTCGCAGCCCCGATGAGCTGCTGGCCAGCCGGAACTTCGGTGTGACCTCGCTGAACGAAATTCGCGAGAAGCTGACCGAGATGAACCTCAAGCTGCGTAACGACTAG
- the rsmB gene encoding 16S rRNA (cytosine(967)-C(5))-methyltransferase RsmB, translated as MWSDVVKKKNVWENRSQSSPGDELELPKYFRTARQLAFFLLEAYRTQDQFVADSLQQWSRRIELSSQDRRLAMEISIGVIRRQLTLDTLIASQLTRPREKVEPALWTLLQTGVYQLVMLDQIPDHAAVSETVELAGKVGRERWKKLVNAILRAVSRLQTTDEASVPQANAVPLSEQRFRCLTTDLFPDPTVDQAGYLSRAYSYPRSVIEDWLSRYEWERLLSIAQWFNQRNPLYLRANLLQNSRDELLQELQSAGIAVGPGAEPQSIRLETAVPLDALVGFDAGKFTIQDESAMAAGNLLSPQPEEMVWDLCAAPGTKTTHLAELMFNRGTIIATDVSADRLDKIEQNASRLGLTCIQTQLINTPGATLPEQQFDAILVDAPCSNSGVLGKRPEARWRLDNTSLAELQKIQRGLLETAFQRLKPEGRLVYSTCSFDPRENGELLQSVLTQFPERKIVQENHHLPGEPSDGGYQALVR; from the coding sequence GTGTGGTCAGACGTCGTGAAGAAAAAAAATGTCTGGGAAAACAGGTCACAGTCCAGTCCAGGGGATGAACTGGAACTCCCGAAATATTTTCGTACTGCGCGGCAACTCGCATTCTTTCTGCTGGAAGCGTATCGCACACAGGACCAGTTTGTCGCTGATTCGCTGCAGCAGTGGAGCCGTCGGATCGAGCTGTCATCGCAAGACCGTCGGCTGGCTATGGAGATCAGTATTGGTGTGATCCGTCGTCAGTTGACACTGGATACGCTGATCGCAAGTCAGCTCACCCGCCCCCGCGAAAAGGTGGAACCCGCTCTCTGGACGCTGCTCCAAACCGGCGTCTACCAACTGGTCATGCTTGATCAGATTCCCGATCATGCGGCTGTTTCAGAAACCGTGGAACTGGCAGGCAAGGTCGGCAGAGAACGCTGGAAGAAACTGGTCAATGCGATTTTGCGAGCGGTCAGCAGGCTGCAGACGACGGATGAAGCCTCGGTTCCCCAGGCGAATGCGGTCCCTCTCAGTGAGCAGCGGTTTCGTTGTCTGACAACCGATCTGTTTCCCGATCCGACAGTCGATCAGGCGGGCTATCTTTCCAGAGCTTACAGTTATCCCAGGTCCGTAATTGAAGACTGGCTTTCCCGCTATGAATGGGAGCGCCTGTTGTCGATCGCCCAGTGGTTTAATCAGCGTAATCCCCTCTATCTGCGCGCCAACCTGCTGCAGAACAGTCGGGATGAACTGTTGCAGGAACTGCAGTCAGCAGGTATTGCGGTCGGCCCGGGAGCAGAACCTCAGTCGATTCGCCTGGAAACAGCAGTCCCACTGGATGCGCTGGTCGGCTTTGACGCGGGGAAATTTACGATCCAGGATGAATCGGCGATGGCTGCCGGCAATCTGCTCAGCCCTCAGCCGGAGGAAATGGTCTGGGACCTCTGTGCGGCTCCGGGCACGAAAACCACGCATCTGGCAGAATTGATGTTCAATCGCGGGACGATTATCGCGACAGACGTTTCTGCAGATCGTCTGGACAAGATCGAGCAGAATGCGTCCCGTCTGGGACTGACATGTATTCAGACGCAGTTGATCAATACCCCCGGGGCCACTCTGCCGGAACAGCAGTTCGATGCGATTCTGGTCGATGCGCCCTGTTCCAATTCCGGCGTGCTGGGTAAGCGACCCGAGGCACGCTGGCGGTTGGATAACACGTCACTCGCAGAATTACAGAAAATTCAACGCGGGCTCCTGGAGACTGCATTTCAGCGGCTGAAACCGGAGGGCAGGCTGGTTTACTCGACCTGCTCTTTCGATCCGCGAGAGAATGGAGAGCTACTGCAAAGCGTTTTAACTCAGTTCCCGGAACGAAAAATTGTGCAGGAAAATCACCATTTGCCCGGCGAGCCCAGCGATGGGGGATATCAGGCCCTGGTTCGCTGA